Proteins encoded together in one Streptomyces sp. B1I3 window:
- a CDS encoding transporter: MIWLTWQQFRTQAAVMFAAVAALAAALAVTGPQLADLYRAAGSSLVDQVSSSDQTVYYVGLLVVLAVPAVIGMFWGAPLISRELETGTHYLAWNQGVTRTRWLATKLGLGAAAAMTVAGLASLAVSWWSSPIDRAVNGGGATDTYFPRLDPVAFAARGVVPMAYAAFAFVLGVTLGLVIRRTLPAMATTFVVYAAVQIAAPMWIRLHLAATERTTVPIEPGGAPISIQDGAEQIVAHPEVPGAWETSQQTLNAAGQPALVPSSFADCLHTESGPPTLQQVDRCLADLGALGYKQQVTYQPAGNFWALQWAETGLYLGLALALTGFCAWWIRRRVT; the protein is encoded by the coding sequence ATGATTTGGCTGACCTGGCAGCAGTTCCGTACACAGGCCGCCGTGATGTTCGCCGCAGTCGCCGCCCTCGCCGCCGCCCTCGCGGTCACCGGCCCGCAACTGGCCGACCTCTACCGGGCTGCCGGCAGTAGCCTGGTGGACCAGGTCTCCAGTTCGGACCAGACCGTCTACTACGTGGGACTGCTGGTCGTGCTTGCCGTGCCGGCGGTCATCGGGATGTTCTGGGGTGCGCCGCTGATCTCCCGTGAACTGGAGACCGGCACCCACTACCTCGCGTGGAACCAGGGCGTCACCCGCACGCGCTGGCTGGCGACCAAGCTGGGCCTTGGTGCGGCGGCTGCCATGACCGTCGCCGGACTGGCCAGCCTCGCGGTGAGCTGGTGGAGCAGTCCCATCGACCGGGCTGTCAACGGTGGGGGCGCGACGGACACATACTTCCCGCGGCTCGACCCGGTGGCCTTTGCCGCACGGGGTGTCGTCCCCATGGCTTATGCCGCCTTCGCCTTCGTCCTGGGTGTCACCCTCGGCCTCGTCATCCGTCGCACCCTGCCCGCGATGGCCACCACGTTCGTCGTCTACGCCGCCGTCCAGATCGCCGCGCCGATGTGGATCCGGCTCCACCTGGCTGCCACGGAGCGGACCACCGTGCCGATCGAGCCGGGCGGTGCCCCCATCAGCATCCAGGACGGCGCCGAGCAGATCGTCGCGCATCCCGAGGTGCCCGGTGCCTGGGAAACCTCCCAACAGACGCTCAACGCCGCCGGTCAGCCGGCCCTCGTGCCGTCGTCCTTCGCCGACTGCCTGCACACCGAGTCGGGTCCACCCACCCTGCAGCAAGTCGACCGCTGCCTCGCCGACCTCGGCGCCCTGGGCTACAAGCAGCAGGTGACGTACCAGCCCGCCGGCAACTTCTGGGCCCTTCAATGGGCCGAGACCGGGCTCTACCTCGGCCTCGCCCTGGCGTTGACCGGGTTCTGTGCCTGGTGGATCCGCCGCCGAGTGACCTGA
- a CDS encoding AraC family transcriptional regulator: MTLDRIPQPAQGPARHKKGLTRQKGLQRHRESERPGTTDAPQFPGTIAAAFTRLNATAATRLGVSPEKYANLVGMAPEHLADDRYRTPASTNVRIWELMTLQAPWHEVSLHMAHESPLGALGLWDYLVTQAPTPLTGLRDAARFVATVADAGTEALHIDEDEQHITLSHINAADLSDDVASAIRTYSLSLFRPRISESTRRDITPIKVTLAARAPRTHQNLVQLYGTRAIDFSSPVNTITFRAADLTAPQPHVPGLSTLLRRHAEQQLADAIPLQNWLDIFRAALRTTQDAEIPTLKTVSRQMSCSTRTLQRRLEEHRTTWSQELQALRRERTHRLLSTTDLPLSSIAGRVGYADAGGLRRAVQRWTAQPVAAVRARNDDCRPAGPTSTRESS, encoded by the coding sequence ATGACGCTAGATCGAATTCCTCAACCCGCACAGGGACCGGCGCGCCACAAGAAGGGCCTGACGCGCCAGAAGGGTCTGCAGCGTCACCGCGAATCGGAACGGCCCGGGACCACTGATGCCCCGCAGTTCCCAGGCACGATCGCCGCAGCCTTCACCCGTCTGAACGCCACAGCGGCCACACGGCTGGGAGTCAGTCCCGAGAAGTACGCCAATTTGGTCGGCATGGCCCCCGAACATTTGGCGGACGACCGATACCGCACTCCAGCATCCACCAATGTCCGTATCTGGGAACTCATGACCCTGCAGGCTCCATGGCATGAGGTCTCACTGCACATGGCCCACGAGAGCCCTCTGGGGGCGCTGGGGCTCTGGGACTACCTCGTAACTCAGGCGCCGACGCCTCTGACAGGGCTCCGCGATGCCGCCCGCTTCGTAGCCACAGTGGCTGACGCCGGCACCGAAGCCCTCCATATCGATGAGGACGAGCAGCACATCACCCTCAGCCACATCAATGCCGCCGACCTCAGTGACGATGTCGCATCCGCTATACGAACTTACTCCCTGAGCCTGTTTCGACCTCGGATCAGCGAGAGCACTCGCCGTGACATCACACCTATCAAGGTCACCCTTGCAGCCCGCGCGCCCCGGACCCACCAAAACCTCGTACAGCTGTACGGCACACGCGCCATCGACTTCAGTAGTCCGGTCAACACCATCACCTTCAGGGCCGCCGACCTCACCGCACCACAGCCTCACGTTCCCGGCCTATCCACCCTGCTCCGAAGACACGCTGAACAACAGCTCGCTGATGCCATTCCCCTACAGAACTGGCTCGACATATTCCGGGCCGCCCTCCGGACCACCCAGGACGCCGAGATCCCCACCCTCAAGACCGTAAGCCGACAGATGTCTTGCAGCACCCGTACACTTCAGCGCCGCCTTGAGGAACACCGGACCACCTGGTCGCAAGAACTCCAGGCACTGCGCCGCGAACGCACACATCGTCTGCTCTCTACGACCGACCTCCCCCTCAGCTCCATCGCCGGCCGAGTGGGCTACGCCGACGCCGGCGGCCTGCGCCGTGCCGTCCAGCGCTGGACCGCGCAACCCGTCGCTGCGGTCCGTGCGCGCAACGACGACTGCCGTCCGGCGGGACCGACGAGCACTCGAGAAAGCTCCTGA
- a CDS encoding RICIN domain-containing protein yields MRKTFALTAAIIGMIGAFAAAPSAVASDSSTSAPSPVVTVPPALPTPEAPLYNVPDGAASSVGYKNFVNYRSGTCLDDSNGNGLRMHGCSDASYNNGYQAWRAERVGSDWKFKNVATQQCLDGSSGAGVRTHECSDASYNNGYQKWRTYYAPGGIWVSWKNVATGDCMDYSSANGLRLHTCSTASWDNGYQAWNM; encoded by the coding sequence ATGCGCAAGACTTTCGCCCTGACCGCCGCCATCATCGGAATGATCGGGGCATTCGCTGCTGCGCCCAGCGCCGTGGCCTCAGACTCGAGCACGAGTGCTCCGTCTCCCGTCGTGACGGTCCCCCCCGCGCTGCCGACGCCCGAAGCACCTTTGTACAACGTTCCAGACGGCGCTGCATCAAGCGTCGGCTACAAGAACTTCGTCAACTATCGGTCTGGAACTTGCCTGGATGACAGCAACGGCAACGGGCTTCGCATGCACGGATGCAGCGACGCGAGCTACAACAACGGCTACCAGGCATGGCGGGCCGAACGTGTCGGCAGCGACTGGAAGTTCAAGAACGTGGCCACGCAGCAGTGCCTCGACGGGAGTAGCGGTGCCGGCGTGCGCACTCACGAATGCAGCGACGCCAGCTACAACAACGGCTACCAGAAGTGGCGGACCTACTACGCCCCCGGTGGCATTTGGGTCAGTTGGAAGAACGTGGCGACCGGGGACTGCATGGACTACAGCTCTGCCAACGGCCTGCGCCTCCACACGTGCAGCACGGCGAGCTGGGACAACGGCTACCAAGCCTGGAACATGTGA
- a CDS encoding MFS transporter, translating to MTTHVDTKPTYLAVLAVREARMPLLGSCLARMSFAVLPLSLLLSVRNATGSFAVAGLASGALSATLTLFAPARARLIDRKGSRTGLIRLTVPYLLGLAALITLAETGAPTAALLGAAAVAGMFAPPLGPTMRVLWAKILHGRQPLLPTAYALDSVTEEVVFTMGPLLAGGLIAVAAPLASMITVMALITSGTACFVLSAATAAAPASDAPDAGRPHGRPMALPGMRTIVLSFGGVGLVIGVLQVALPFIATHAGSPSAGGVLLALLSVGSAVGGLTYGRISWRATPVQRFAVLVTGFTLTVLPLCLTESPVLVGAFAFLVGLCLAPLFITAYLLVNDLVTASRTAPTEANTWVSTANNGGFAAGSAAAGVLLEFQGPTLTVTAAFAVAAAIAVTTILRRRTLVPDAANVEPSAAKTIEAER from the coding sequence ATGACCACACACGTCGACACCAAACCGACCTACCTCGCGGTGCTGGCCGTGCGCGAGGCCCGCATGCCTCTTCTCGGTAGCTGCCTGGCTCGCATGTCCTTCGCCGTGCTGCCGCTGTCGCTGCTGCTGTCGGTCCGCAACGCGACGGGATCGTTCGCCGTAGCCGGACTCGCATCCGGTGCACTGTCGGCCACGCTCACCCTGTTCGCGCCCGCCCGCGCCCGGCTGATCGACCGCAAGGGCTCACGCACCGGACTGATCCGGCTTACCGTCCCGTACCTATTAGGGCTCGCCGCGCTGATCACGCTGGCCGAGACGGGGGCGCCCACCGCAGCGCTGCTCGGCGCTGCGGCGGTCGCGGGAATGTTCGCACCGCCACTCGGACCAACGATGCGTGTCTTGTGGGCGAAGATCCTGCACGGCCGCCAGCCCCTCCTGCCCACCGCCTACGCCCTCGACTCGGTCACCGAAGAAGTGGTGTTCACCATGGGGCCCCTGCTCGCGGGCGGCCTGATCGCGGTCGCCGCACCACTCGCGTCGATGATCACGGTCATGGCGCTGATCACATCCGGTACCGCCTGCTTCGTACTATCCGCAGCGACCGCCGCTGCCCCCGCCTCAGACGCACCCGACGCGGGCCGGCCGCACGGTCGGCCCATGGCCCTGCCCGGCATGCGCACGATCGTGCTGTCCTTCGGCGGGGTCGGACTAGTCATCGGAGTGCTCCAGGTCGCGCTCCCGTTCATCGCCACCCACGCGGGCTCGCCCAGTGCCGGCGGCGTCCTGCTGGCACTGCTGTCGGTGGGCAGCGCAGTCGGCGGCCTCACCTACGGGCGGATCAGCTGGCGCGCAACACCGGTGCAGCGGTTCGCGGTACTCGTCACAGGGTTCACGCTGACGGTGCTGCCGCTGTGCCTGACCGAAAGTCCCGTATTGGTCGGGGCATTCGCCTTCCTCGTGGGGCTCTGTCTCGCCCCGCTGTTCATCACCGCCTACCTGTTGGTCAACGACCTGGTGACAGCGTCGAGGACCGCGCCGACCGAGGCCAACACCTGGGTGTCCACAGCCAACAACGGAGGGTTCGCCGCAGGCAGCGCCGCCGCCGGAGTGCTGCTCGAATTCCAGGGGCCCACCCTCACCGTCACCGCCGCGTTCGCCGTCGCAGCCGCGATCGCCGTCACGACCATCCTGCGCCGCCGGACCCTGGTCCCCGACGCCGCGAACGTTGAACCGTCCGCAGCCAAAACCATCGAGGCCGAGAGGTAG
- a CDS encoding nuclear transport factor 2 family protein, whose product MTDPREVDERQLTAYNQHDIDAFAATYVEDVVVHRRDGSRLEGRESLREAYAALFAKGRCRAAILG is encoded by the coding sequence ATGACCGATCCTCGAGAGGTGGACGAGCGGCAGCTCACCGCCTACAACCAGCACGACATCGACGCCTTCGCCGCCACCTACGTCGAGGACGTCGTCGTACACCGACGCGACGGCAGCCGGCTGGAAGGGCGCGAGTCCCTGCGCGAGGCGTACGCGGCGCTGTTCGCCAAGGGGCGGTGCAGGGCCGCGATCCTGGGGTGA
- a CDS encoding serine hydrolase translates to MYEFPHAANGSRTSTESGRPRGERRLRAAAVGMVATVVMSAGLALPASAAGTADASAARDGHAATRAALESVVQDGVPGGIALAELGNDTWAGRAGTADLTTRRKPRADDRFRIGSITKTFVATVMLQLEEEGRLSLDDTVDHWLPGLVRGNGHDGSKIKIRQLLNHTSGIYSYTGDEDFKRKEFGTDFLKHRYDTWTPRQIVQLAMKHEPVFVPTGDGDKWSYSDTNYVIASMVIQKATGHSYAHEIEQRILRPLHLDSTTVPGTRARVAGPSGRAYSKLTGELAGPGEPNSATYDVTELNPSFAGAAGEMISNNHDLNTCSPSAVAMDCEMEPWIPPLCPHISVPHDSVIFIRPRP, encoded by the coding sequence GTGTACGAGTTCCCGCACGCTGCCAACGGTTCACGTACGTCCACGGAGAGTGGCCGCCCGCGAGGGGAGCGCAGGCTGCGGGCCGCTGCCGTCGGGATGGTCGCCACGGTCGTGATGAGCGCCGGTCTCGCCCTGCCGGCCTCGGCTGCCGGTACCGCGGACGCCTCGGCGGCGCGGGACGGGCACGCGGCCACCCGGGCGGCCCTGGAGTCGGTGGTTCAGGACGGGGTGCCCGGGGGGATCGCGCTCGCCGAGCTGGGGAACGACACCTGGGCGGGACGTGCGGGAACCGCGGATCTGACGACCCGCCGCAAGCCGCGGGCCGACGACCGCTTCCGGATCGGCTCGATCACCAAGACGTTCGTGGCGACGGTGATGCTCCAGCTGGAGGAGGAGGGGAGGCTGAGCCTGGACGACACGGTGGACCACTGGCTGCCGGGCCTGGTGCGGGGCAACGGGCACGACGGCAGCAAGATCAAGATACGGCAGCTCCTCAATCACACCAGCGGGATCTACAGCTACACCGGCGACGAGGACTTCAAGCGCAAGGAGTTCGGCACCGACTTCCTCAAGCACCGGTACGACACCTGGACGCCCCGCCAGATCGTCCAACTGGCCATGAAGCACGAGCCCGTCTTCGTCCCCACCGGCGACGGCGACAAGTGGAGCTACAGCGACACCAATTACGTCATCGCCTCCATGGTGATCCAGAAGGCCACCGGACACTCGTACGCCCATGAGATCGAGCAGCGGATCCTGCGCCCCCTGCACCTGGACTCCACCACGGTGCCGGGCACCCGCGCCCGCGTCGCAGGACCCAGCGGACGCGCCTACTCCAAGCTGACCGGGGAACTGGCCGGACCGGGAGAGCCGAACAGCGCGACCTACGACGTCACCGAACTCAACCCCTCCTTCGCGGGCGCCGCCGGAGAGATGATCTCCAACAACCACGACCTCAACACGTGCTCACCGTCGGCCGTGGCCATGGACTGCGAAATGGAGCCCTGGATACCGCCGTTGTGCCCCCATATCTCGGTGCCGCACGACAGCGTCATCTTCATCAGACCCAGGCCGTAG
- a CDS encoding DinB family protein: protein MIDEFAKDNLHGRLRRDREALLWKLDGLSEYDARRPLTVTGSNLLGLVKHVASVEARYFGEVFDRPFPEPLSRWQDHDGSDLWATEGETRDQIIEFYRRTWEHSDATINELFLDAPGHVPWWPDPHSNTNLFAVMVHVLGETNRHAGHADILREGVDGRTGMRPEHEMQIDEEARAAYYAKIKQAARSAASAKA, encoded by the coding sequence ATGATCGATGAATTCGCGAAGGACAACCTGCACGGCAGACTGCGGCGGGACCGCGAGGCGCTGCTCTGGAAGCTCGACGGCTTGTCCGAATACGACGCCCGCCGACCGTTGACAGTGACCGGGAGCAACCTCCTCGGCCTGGTCAAACACGTGGCCAGCGTCGAGGCCAGGTACTTTGGCGAGGTCTTCGACCGCCCTTTCCCGGAACCGCTGTCCCGGTGGCAGGACCACGACGGCAGCGATCTGTGGGCGACTGAGGGCGAGACCCGCGATCAGATCATCGAGTTCTACCGGCGCACGTGGGAACACTCGGACGCGACGATCAACGAGCTTTTCCTCGATGCCCCCGGCCACGTGCCCTGGTGGCCGGATCCCCATTCCAACACGAACCTGTTCGCCGTCATGGTCCACGTCCTCGGCGAGACCAACCGGCATGCCGGGCACGCCGACATCCTGCGCGAAGGCGTGGACGGCCGAACCGGGATGCGCCCCGAACATGAGATGCAGATCGATGAGGAAGCCCGCGCCGCCTACTACGCGAAGATCAAGCAGGCCGCCAGATCGGCCGCCTCGGCCAAGGCATAG
- a CDS encoding MFS transporter: MATSLGATTGQVTWTATSFGFAYAAGFLVAGPLTDRYGARAVMTTGLVAATAATAAVSMAPNLTWAIALRVVQGLTAAAFAPAAFSSIAHHLAPQRRAIALTCVTSGMLGAAVLMQIAAQAVAAGPGWHAVFLISAALLA; this comes from the coding sequence ATGGCCACCTCGTTGGGTGCCACGACCGGACAGGTCACCTGGACCGCGACGTCATTCGGGTTCGCCTACGCCGCCGGCTTTCTCGTCGCCGGCCCGCTGACGGACCGGTACGGAGCGCGTGCGGTAATGACCACCGGATTGGTCGCAGCAACGGCTGCAACCGCTGCGGTCAGCATGGCCCCTAATCTGACCTGGGCCATTGCGCTGCGCGTCGTCCAGGGACTGACAGCTGCGGCGTTCGCGCCCGCCGCGTTCTCCTCCATCGCCCACCACCTCGCACCACAGCGGCGCGCGATCGCTCTGACCTGTGTCACCAGCGGCATGCTCGGCGCCGCCGTCCTCATGCAGATCGCAGCCCAAGCCGTCGCGGCCGGGCCCGGATGGCACGCAGTGTTCCTCATCAGCGCCGCCCTCTTGGCCTGA
- a CDS encoding helix-turn-helix transcriptional regulator produces MTSNDLGDFLRAHRARLRPDDVGLASYGARRVAGLRREEVAVLAGMNSDYYARLEQGRERRPSSQIIESISSALRMDDEAREHLFRLAGTAPDGERPQPREVVSPALRQLLDGYPTAAAFVLNPANDFLASNALADALFSPFEDMDNMARMTFLDPAARSFFTQWGRAAEAVVAGLRHATGLDPHYRRLHGLVDSLTEQSEEFAALWSSHTVHGKSHAGKELLHPDVGPLDLTYQTFDVRGAPGQQLVIYHAEPGSHGAQALALLGSLHATRHQESATEQ; encoded by the coding sequence GTGACCAGCAACGACCTCGGAGATTTCCTGCGCGCCCACCGCGCCCGCCTGCGCCCCGACGATGTCGGGCTCGCCTCCTACGGCGCGCGCCGGGTGGCGGGGCTGCGGCGGGAGGAGGTCGCCGTCCTGGCCGGCATGAACAGCGACTACTACGCCCGCCTCGAACAGGGCCGCGAGCGCAGGCCCTCCTCACAGATCATCGAGTCCATCAGCAGCGCCCTGCGCATGGACGACGAAGCACGCGAGCACCTGTTCCGGCTGGCCGGCACCGCGCCGGACGGCGAGCGGCCGCAGCCAAGAGAAGTGGTCAGTCCTGCACTGCGCCAGCTGCTGGACGGATACCCGACCGCCGCGGCGTTCGTCCTGAACCCGGCCAACGACTTCCTGGCGTCGAACGCGCTGGCTGACGCACTGTTCTCACCGTTCGAGGACATGGACAACATGGCTCGCATGACGTTCCTCGACCCAGCCGCCCGCAGCTTCTTCACCCAGTGGGGGCGGGCCGCCGAGGCGGTCGTCGCCGGACTGCGCCACGCCACGGGGCTCGACCCGCACTACCGGCGCCTGCACGGCCTTGTCGACTCCCTGACCGAGCAGAGCGAGGAGTTCGCCGCCCTGTGGTCCTCGCACACCGTGCACGGTAAGTCCCATGCCGGCAAGGAGCTCCTGCACCCCGACGTCGGACCGCTAGACCTTACGTACCAGACCTTCGACGTCCGCGGCGCGCCCGGCCAGCAGCTGGTGATCTACCACGCTGAACCCGGCAGCCACGGTGCCCAGGCGCTCGCCCTGCTCGGCAGTCTCCACGCCACACGCCACCAGGAATCCGCCACAGAGCAGTGA
- a CDS encoding Atu4866 domain-containing protein yields MWVTADGHIRQQLLPDGRYDEARGTRSSAYTGRYTVTGNHLDYVDDTGFTATGDIRDGVLFHEHLVLYKEHQA; encoded by the coding sequence ATGTGGGTGACCGCGGATGGACACATCCGCCAGCAACTGCTGCCCGACGGCCGCTACGACGAAGCCCGCGGCACCCGGTCCAGCGCCTACACCGGCCGCTACACCGTGACCGGAAACCACCTCGACTACGTCGACGACACGGGCTTCACCGCCACCGGCGACATCCGCGACGGCGTCCTCTTCCACGAACACCTCGTCCTCTACAAGGAGCACCAGGCATGA
- a CDS encoding oxidoreductase: MTPTTKIFLITGVSSGLGRAFATAALEAGHTVVGTVRQDADAETFTALHPERAHARLLDVTDDAAVLAVVGEVEQSVGPIDVLIANAGYGLEGTFEETPLADLRAQFDVNVFGAAATVQAVLPFMRERRRGHVLAVTSMGGLASFPGVSAYCGSKYALEGILEAVGKEISAFDIHVTAIEPGSFRTDWAGRSMIRTPRSIPDYDELFEPIRAARQTASGKQLGNPAKAAAALLRILDEPNPPAHLVLGSDALRLVRAGREAVGRDLDTWENLTLSTDYTPADDTP; the protein is encoded by the coding sequence ATGACACCCACCACCAAGATCTTCCTGATCACCGGCGTCAGCAGCGGTCTGGGTCGCGCCTTCGCCACCGCCGCCCTGGAAGCCGGGCACACCGTCGTCGGCACCGTCCGCCAGGACGCCGACGCGGAGACCTTCACCGCCCTGCACCCCGAGCGCGCTCATGCCCGCCTCCTGGACGTCACCGACGACGCGGCGGTCCTCGCCGTGGTCGGCGAGGTGGAGCAGTCCGTGGGACCGATCGACGTACTGATCGCGAACGCCGGATACGGCCTGGAGGGCACCTTCGAAGAGACGCCCCTGGCCGACCTGCGCGCCCAGTTCGACGTCAACGTCTTCGGCGCCGCCGCCACCGTCCAAGCCGTCCTGCCGTTCATGCGCGAGCGCCGGCGCGGGCACGTCCTGGCCGTCACCTCCATGGGCGGACTGGCCTCCTTCCCCGGCGTCTCCGCCTACTGCGGCAGCAAGTACGCCCTCGAAGGCATCCTCGAAGCCGTCGGCAAGGAAATCTCCGCCTTCGACATCCACGTCACCGCCATCGAACCGGGCTCCTTCCGCACCGACTGGGCCGGCCGCTCCATGATCCGTACGCCACGATCGATCCCCGACTACGACGAGCTGTTCGAACCCATCCGCGCCGCCCGCCAGACCGCAAGCGGAAAGCAGCTCGGCAACCCCGCCAAAGCCGCCGCCGCCCTCCTGCGCATCCTCGACGAACCCAACCCCCCGGCCCACCTCGTCCTCGGCTCCGACGCCCTGCGCCTGGTACGGGCCGGACGCGAAGCGGTCGGCCGGGACCTCGACACCTGGGAGAACCTCACCCTGTCCACCGACTACACCCCCGCCGACGACACGCCGTAG
- a CDS encoding sulfite exporter TauE/SafE family protein → MAGSVELYGLAVGLMIAVVTAPVGVSGAVFLLPVQLSVFGVPSPAVTPTNLLYNVVAGPGALLRYRRAGLLNSPLTCRLVIGTLPGVVIGTVVRVFAVPGPTAFRLLVAGLLMPLGLWLIARTLRPALPAPAAEPSPRTLTGLALAVGIVGAIYGIGGGSVLGPLLVGRGMPVRQVAPAALASTFATSVVGAATFALLSLTGSGDAAPDWYLGLACGLGGLIGGYLGAHLQPRLPETALRLLLGTLAAAFGALYAVQSLR, encoded by the coding sequence TGGTGACCGCGCCCGTGGGGGTGTCGGGTGCAGTGTTCCTGCTGCCCGTGCAGCTGAGCGTGTTCGGCGTACCCAGTCCGGCAGTCACCCCCACCAACCTGTTGTACAACGTGGTGGCCGGGCCTGGCGCCCTGCTGCGCTACCGCCGAGCGGGCCTGCTGAACAGCCCGCTGACCTGCCGCTTGGTGATCGGCACCCTGCCCGGAGTGGTCATCGGAACCGTGGTCCGGGTCTTCGCCGTCCCCGGCCCCACTGCCTTCCGCCTACTCGTCGCCGGACTGCTGATGCCACTCGGCCTATGGCTGATCGCCCGCACCCTCCGGCCCGCCCTGCCCGCCCCGGCGGCGGAGCCCTCCCCCCGCACCCTCACCGGCCTGGCCCTGGCCGTCGGCATCGTCGGCGCGATCTACGGAATCGGCGGCGGCTCCGTCCTCGGCCCCCTCCTGGTCGGCAGGGGCATGCCCGTGAGACAGGTCGCCCCGGCAGCCCTCGCCTCCACCTTCGCCACGTCCGTGGTCGGCGCCGCGACCTTCGCACTGCTGTCCCTGACCGGCTCCGGGGACGCCGCCCCCGACTGGTACCTCGGGCTGGCCTGCGGCCTGGGCGGGCTGATCGGCGGATACCTTGGGGCGCACCTGCAGCCCCGTCTGCCCGAGACCGCCCTGCGCCTGCTCCTCGGCACCCTCGCCGCAGCCTTCGGGGCCCTCTACGCCGTTCAGTCACTGCGATGA